Proteins encoded in a region of the Triticum dicoccoides isolate Atlit2015 ecotype Zavitan chromosome 3A, WEW_v2.0, whole genome shotgun sequence genome:
- the LOC119271144 gene encoding BTB/POZ domain-containing protein At3g19850-like gives MCAFSGRLRAMATRETKAKSGGGAEAASMCVDLAGFPGGGEGFDLVAQFCYSNGRLPPLRPSDLPLVHCAAAFLEMTEEVRAGNLLAQAEAFVDVGLCYWSWADVLAAVKSCEALGADVSGLRAKLLSALFSRIAEGAETSNSSSSSSPDTAGGSSGRPSSAKTPESVKRSCLGGGGREWWFDDVASLSPPTVEQAMQLLGCYGVDNKNLTLTRFLLHYLPRAAALRKVDDSGSLVGLADTAVHGVGHSGSGAAFSCRGLFWVLRIVSAVGLSKECRRKMEALVGQMLDQATLDDLLVSGDGSGVYDVGLVTRLVRVFVSSVGEEEAGCSSEKMRKVGRLMDKYLAEISPDHGLRVSRFLAVAESLPDSARDCYDGVYRAVDIYLESHAELTVEECATLCRCLNYKKLTLEACKDLTRNRRIPTGVSVQALSLQLQPNALRLLSSSSISRWVVADGEKKEALRLSLRRMQGRLTELQMTCKGTRGKTRASSGMAAKGSKSLGGRGLPWMC, from the exons ATGTGCGCCTTCTCGGGGAGGCTGAGGGCAATGGCGACGCGGGAGACGAAGGCCAAGAGCGGAGGAGGAGCAGAGGCGGCGTCAATGTGCGTCGACCTCGCGGGCTTCCCTGGAGGCGGTGAGGGGTTCGACCTCGTGGCACAGTTCTGCTACAGCAATGGCCGCCTCCCGCCGCTCCGCCCCTCCGACCTCCCGCTCGTGCACTGCGCCGCCGCGTTCTTGGAGATGACCGAGGAGGTGCGCGCCGGCAACCTCCTCGCCCAGGCGGAGGCCTTCGTGGACGTCGGGCTCTGCTACTGGAGCTGGGCCGACGTGCTCGCCGCCGTCAAGAGCTGCGAGGCGTTAGGAGCGGACGTCTCCGGCCTCCGAGCGAAGCTCCTCTCAGCTCTGTTCTCGAGGATCGCCGAAGGCGCAGAGACGTCGAacagctcctcgtcatcgtcgccagACACGGCCGGCGGCTCCAGCGGGCGGCCATCATCCGCCAAGACGCCGGAGTCGGTGAAGCGGTCATGCTTGGGGGGCGGCGGCAGGGAGTGGTGGTTCGATGACGTGGCGTCTCTATCCCCGCCGACCGTCGAGCAGGCCATGCAACTGCTGGGCTGCTACGGCGTGGACAACAAGAACCTCACACTGACGCGGTTCCTGCTGCACTACCTCCCCCGCGCCGCGGCGCTCCGCAAGGTCGACGACTCGGGAAGCCTGGTCGGACTCGCCGACACGGCCGTGCACGGGGTGGGGCACTCCGGCAGCGGGGCGGCGTTCTCCTGCAGAGGTCTCTTCTGGGTTCTGCGGATCGTATCAGCCGTGGGCCTGAGCAAGGAATGCAGGCGAAAGATGGAGGCGCTGGTGGGGCAGATGCTGGACCAGGCCACGCTCGACGACCTCCTCGTCTCCGGCGATGGCAGCGGCGTGTACGACGTCGGCCTGGTCACGAGGCTCGTCAGGGTTTTCGTGAGCTCCgtgggcgaggaggaggccggctgcTCGTCGGAGAAGATGAGGAAGGTGGGGAGGCTGATGGACAAGTACCTGGCGGAGATCTCGCCGGACCACGGGCTGAGGGTGTCCAGGTTCCTCGCCGTCGCAGAGAGCCTGCCGGACTCCGCCAGGGACTGCTACGACGGCGTGTACAGGGCAGTGGACATCTACCTCGAG TCTCACGCCGAGCTGACTGTCGAGGAGTGCGCAACACTGTGTCGGTGCCTCAACTACAAAAAGCTGACGCTGGAGGCATGCAAGGACCTGACCAGGAACCGACGGATTCCAACAGGGGTCTCCGTACAGGCACTGTCCTTACAACTGCAGCCCAATGCGCTCCGGCTCCTCTCGTCGTCGTCGATTTCGAGATGGGTTGTGGCAGACGGCGAGAAGAAGGAGGCGCTGAGGCTGAGCCTGCGGCGAATGCAGGGCCGGCTGACAGAGCTGCAGATGACATGCAAGGGGACGAGAGGGAAGACAAGGGCGTCGTCTGGGATGGCGGCCAAGGGCAGCAAGTCCTTGGGCGGGAGGGGCTTGCCTTGGATGTGCTAG